The Mesorhizobium sp. INR15 region CCTCGATGGTGTAGCGAATCAGGAAGAGGCCGCCCATTGCAAGCGCGATGCCACCAACCCAGACCGCCCAGCGGGTGCCGAGAGCGGTCTCGATGTCAGGTTTCCTGGCGGCTTTCGCCGGTTCGGAAATTGGCGGGATGGATCCGGCCGTTGCCGCTGTGGTTTCGCCGGCGCTCCACGGGCCAGATGCTGCTTGGCTGGGCTCAACCACGGCCGGCGCTTCAGCAACGGTCACCGACATTGCCGCGGCCGCTGATTGCGCCACAGGCTCCGTGGCAACAGGAGTGGCCTCATTGGTTACAGCTGGGGCATCCAGGCTGGTCGTCTCCAGCACCGCCAGTTCGGATGGTTTGACCACAGGCAGCACCTCCTGGGCACTTGAGAGCACAAGACTGCGCAGCGCGCCAAGCTCGCGCTCGATCAGGCCGATGCGGCTCTGCTGGCGAGATATGATGACGAACAGCGCGATGATCGCGACAAGGCCGATCAGGCTTTCAAACATGGCGGTTCCCCCAAACCAGGCCGGTCTTCACTGACAATCAATTATGGCCGACAGACGGCTAAGCAATTCAAGTGCGGCCGATGGCCGGGCAAATCAACGCTCGGCCAGGTTGGCGGCCGGAAAGATCGAACATGTTTCGGTGCCGAAAGCCAGCAGTTTGCCATTGGCATCCTTGAGTGTCGCCTCCGACACCGCCAAAGTCCGGCCCTTGTGGATCACTTTGCCTTCGCACACCACCTCGCCGGTTTTCGGCTTGATCGGCCGCGTCAGGTTCACCTTGAACTCCGCCGTCGTGTAAGCCTCGCCCTTTTTCAACAATGTCTGCACGGAACAGCCCAGGGCTGAGTCCAGCAATGTCGCCGCCCAGCCGCCATGTACGCTGCCCAGCGGGTTGAGATGACGCTCGTTTGGCACACCGCGAAAAAACAGCGCGGCCCTCGGAGACTTCGGTCAGCGCGAAATTGAGCTGGAAGGAGATCGGCGGCGCCGGATATTTGCCGTCGATGATGCGCTGGAGAAGTTCGATCCCGCTGTATCGCAATATGTCTTCGTGCGGGATGGTGCCAAGGCCGAGCGGCGAGACCCGGCCTGGGTAGATTTCCACTTCGCTCATGCAGCGTTTTCTCCGGTGATAACCTTGCGCGCCGCGTGGTGCTTGCGCAATGCCGCGAGGAAACCGGTCCGCGCGCCAGGCTCCTCGATACCGCGCGGCTCATAGACGTGGCGAGCGAAGAAGAACCCGCTCAGCCGGAAGGCATCCTCGATCGCGGCTGGGTCGGCGCGCAGGCCGGAACCGCGCTGGAGGAAGGCTGGCAGTGCCAACATCTTGTCATGCCAAGGCGCGCCGGCTTCACGCGATACGGCGCGGCCCGATTTTGGCGAGACATAGGCAAGATCCTGCCGCACGCCGGTCGCGGCGCATTGGCTGAGATCTAGACCGAAGCCGAGTTCGTCCAGCACCAGCAGTTCGAAGCGCGCCACCAACTCGCCGGCCGCATCGGCATCGTCGAGATGGACGATCATCACGCCAAGTGTCTCGTAGAGCCCTTGATGGGCGTCGCGTTCCGGCAGCAGGCGCAAGTGTGCCGCCATGGTCTGGAGGCCGTATACGGCGACCGCGCTGTCCATCAGCCGGGCGGCATTCATCTCGATGGCCTCAGCCTGGAAGGTGCCGAGATGCTCGTCAAGCCGTGCCCGCCACAACAGGTCGACACGGTTGCCTGGCTGGAGGACGGGCTGCTGCTTGCGCGAGCGGCCGCCGCGCACGAGGCCGAGATGGCGCCCATGCGCGCGCGTCATCACCTCGAGAATGGCGCTGGTTTCGCCATGCTTGCGGGTGCCGAGAATGATTCCCTCGTCGCGCCACTCCATGGCGAAAGCTTTTCACCGGTTGGGTGGCGAAATCAAGATGACGTGTTGGTGTACCTGACACCATCGTGCGGAGGTGGCCTTGTCAAAGAAGGTTACCCGTAGCGGCGTATCAAAAGGTGAGCTTGTGGTCCGCTATGCCCCAAATTGCGATGAGGCCCGACGCTCCGGACGGAACGGCGGGCCATGGTCGCAGGCCATTCTTGGAGGTCAGGTCCACGCGGAAGCGATAGCGAGGCCGCATGTCAATTGAACGACAGCCTCTGGCGAGCACGATCATCATCGAGCGCGACGCATTTGACCTGATTGAAGGGTCGGCGAGAGCGTTTCATAGTCTGGAAGGTGAAATCAAGCCAGGTCGCCTGCACGGTCGCCGGCCTGTCTGGAAAATCGACCGACAAAAAACGCCCGCAGCACTGGTGCCGCGGGCGGTCGATAAGATCGGCTGATCTGTTAGAACGAGCGCTGGAAGCGGAGAATGCCGCCGAGGTTGCTCTTCTTGGTCGCGCCGGCCCACAAGGAGTTGGCCGGGGTATCATTGCCGACGTTCTGGTAGTCGACTTCAGCCGTGACCGTAAAGCCGGGCACAACGGTATAGGCAATGTTCGCGGCGACGCCGAGGTTCTTCCAGTCGTCATAGGAAACCTGGGCATTGAAGGACGTCTTGGCGTTGATCTTGTAGGTGCCGCCGCCCCAGATTGCCCAGTTGCCGCCCCACTGCTTGTAGAAGCCACGGCCCTTCGCGTTGATTGCATTGGTCGGGTCGGTGAGGTTGTCATCGGTGCCGTAGCCGCCCATGACGAACAGCGAGAATTCCTTGGTGACGTTGACGTCCACACGAACCTTGCCGGCCACTTCTTCGTAATTGCTGTCATAGGCGACAACACCGGTGATCGCGCCCCAATCGGCCTTGTACTTCAAGCCGCCGACGACGTGGGGAACATAGCTGTCGATGGTACCGAGCTTGCCGGCGCCTTCTTCGAGCGAGACCAGGCCCGAGAAGCCGTTGCCTGCGTCGAAGTAGTACTGAACGACGTTGCTCTCCTGCCCGCCATAAGGCACGATCGTGTCCTGGATGACGTTGCCGGCATAGCCGATGAATGTATCGAACGCCGTATCGTCCTTACCGACGCGCAGGCCACCAAGCTGAATCCAGGCAAAACGCAGCGAGAGCGACTTGTTACGGCCCTGCCAGTCGTCGGCGTTGGTTGCACCTTGATTGAGATAGTCGCCGCTGCTGTTGCCGTAATTGAAGCGGGTCTCGGTGTAGGTCTTCAGGGTACCGAGTTCGGTTTCCTGGCCGGTCCAGGTCTTCAGCGTGAAGCGTGTGTTCTTGTAGAAGGTCGAATGGGTGTTGCCGTCCTGATGGTCCGGGACATGATTGACACCATCGAGCGAGCCGACGTCGCCAGCGCCGATGTCGTAACGGACATAGCCGCCGATGCGCAGGCAGGTCTCGGTGCCGGGAATGTAGAAGTAGCCAGCGCCATAGACGTCGCAGATCTTGACGTATTCGGCCGGTTCCGGTTCGGCGACGACGACAGCGTCCGCGGCGCGCGCGCCGGAGACTGCGATCAAAGCCGCAGCTGAGCCGAGAAGAAGGCTCTTGATGTTCATTTTCTGACCTCTCCAGTCAAAGTTAAAAATGGCTTCGGATTTTGTGGTTGGCGGCAACATTTCCCGCCTCACCCCCACAATGAAAAAGGCTCGCACCGCTCGCCCCTTTCGGCCCGGAACATACTCATCGATCGTCCGCCTTCAATGACGATTCCTGAAATAATCCATATTTCGAACACAGATTAAATTCGTGTTGCACAAATAACACTCGGATTGTTCGGCACATTGTACAATTGGCACAATCGGCACGGTGTCATATTTATGTTACAAACGCCATCTATATTTAATGTTAATCAACATACAACTATCTTATAATCCACACCATTCAATACTTTTAAAATTTCATTCCTTTTACATCTATATATGTCGGAATTTTCCGCCACTAACGCAGGCATTTGCCACCACTTCATCGGCGAAAATACGCTGACACGATTCAACATGCAGGGACCTTCGGCGGATGGGTCGCCGGCAGAAGGCGGTTTTTGCCAAGCCAGCCGAAACTCGCGCAGGCGGCCGAGCGTTACTGGCCTGACTCGAACAACATCCAATCAAGACGATCTTCCATGACGCCTCTCGCCATCCTTGCCGTCCTCGCCGTCGCGCTGTCGCTCGCCATGACAGGCGCCTGGGCGATCGCGCTTCGCTCCGGGAAATCTGGATGGGTGGATGCAACATGGTCGTTGGCAGTGGGCGCCGCCGGTGTCGCGGCATCGCTGATTCCCTTCGGCGCGCTTTCGCAGCCAACGACGCGGCAGATGATCGTCGCGGGTCTTGCTGCGCTCTGGTCGCTACGCCTCGGCCTGCACATCGTCGCCCGCACGAGGAAGGGTGGTGATGACCCCCGCTATGCGCAGTTGCGAAAGGACTGGGCCGGGGATTTTCCCCGACGCCTGTTCTGGTTCCTGCAGATTCAGGCGGCTTGCGCCTTCCTGCTGGTGCTTGCCATCGCCGCCGCAGCCCACAACCCGGCGCCTGGGCTTCGCCTCGGCGATTGGCTGGGTATGGCAATCCTGATCGTCGCTGTTGGTGGCGAAGCACTGGCCGATCGTCAATTGACGGGCTTCCGTGCTGACCCTGCCAACAAGGGGCGGGTCTGCGATGTCGGCCTCTGGGGATATTCGCGTCATCCGAATTACTTCTTCGAATGGCTGGGCTGGCTCGCCTACACGGCGATCGCCATCGACCTCAGCGGCGTCTACCCTTGGGGCTGGGTAGCACTTTGCGGACCAGCGTTCATGTACTGGCTGCTGGTGCATGTCTCCGGCATACCGCCGCTGGAGGCGCATATGCTGCAATCGCGTGGTGAAGCCTTTCGCGCCTATCAGCGCCGCATCAATGCCTTCTGGCCCGGCCCGCCACTGCAGCCATCGTCTCTCGAAAGCCCGGGGAGCTAAATCTCATGAACCTGATCGCCTCAGCCATAACCACGGTCGAACGCACACCATTCCCGGATCCGGTAACCCGATACGGCATCCAGTTTCTCGTCGGCCGTACGCGCCGGCGCCTGTCCACGGGCTCAATGGCCACCGACAGCGATTTCGCCCGCGCCATGGCGGAGCATCCGATCGCCACCCATGTCGAGGCCGCCAATGAGCAGCACTACGAACTGCCGCCGGCCTTTTTCGGTCTGGCGCTCGGACCACGCCGCAAATATTCGAGCTGCCTCTATGACAACGGCGCCGAAACGCTTGAGCAGGCCGAGGTGCGGGCGCTGGAGGAGACCATTGCCCATGCCGATCTGGCCGACGGCCAGCGCATCCTCGAACTCGGCTGCGGCTGGGGTTCGCTGACCTTGTTCATGGCCGAGCGTTTTCCGTCCGCCAAAATCATCGCCGTTTCCAATTCAGCACCGCAGCGCCGCTATATCGAAGAGCAGGCCAGAATGCGGAAACTGGCCAATGTCCAGATCATCACCGCCGACATGAACGACTTCAGCCCGGAAGGCGTGTTCGACCGGGTGGTCTCGGTCGAGATGTTCGAACATATGTCGAACTGGAAGGCGCTGCTGGGGCGGGTCAAGGGCTGGATCGCGCCGCACGGCAAGCTGTTCCTGCATGTATTCACCCACAAACAGGGCTGCTACCGATTCGACCATGCCGACAAGAGCGACTGGATTGCCAACCATTTCTTCACCGGCGGCGTCATGCCAAGCCATGGCTTGATCCGGCGCTTCCCCGAGATTTTCGAAGTCGAGCAGGAATGGCGCTGGAGCGGCAAGCACTACGAACGAACCGCGAATGACTGGCTTGCCAATTTCGACGCCAATCTACCGGAAATCGACCGTATCCTGACGGATGTCTACGGCAAGGATGCCGCTTTGTGGCGCCGGCGCTGGCGGCTGTTCTTCCTGGCAACCGCTGGGCTGTTCGGCCACGCCAACGGCGAGGAATGGGGCGTCAGCCATTATCGGCTGCGCCCGGCCACGGACAGCCAGAGTTGAGCCTTTCATCGCTCTGGCTGTCGATAAAGAACTACGCCGCGCATGACGATCCGCTGGTAGCCACTGCCAACCTGATCGCGCTGGTGGTTGTCTCCAACCAGCCCTTCTATCCGCTTTATCTCTATTGGCTGGTCGGGCCTGATATCGCGCCGTCATACTGGCTGTTCCTGTCGACGCCATTCTTCGCCGCCGTGCCAGCGGTGGCGCGATTGAACACGATTGCCGGCCGCGCGCTGCTGCCCGTGGCTGGTATCGCCAACACGATGCTGAGCGCGAAGGTGTTCGGCACCGCGTCGGGCGTCGAGATGTTTCTCATCCCTTGCGTGTTGATCGGCCTTGTGGTGTTCAGGCCCAACCAGAAACTGAT contains the following coding sequences:
- a CDS encoding cyclopropane-fatty-acyl-phospholipid synthase family protein; the encoded protein is MNLIASAITTVERTPFPDPVTRYGIQFLVGRTRRRLSTGSMATDSDFARAMAEHPIATHVEAANEQHYELPPAFFGLALGPRRKYSSCLYDNGAETLEQAEVRALEETIAHADLADGQRILELGCGWGSLTLFMAERFPSAKIIAVSNSAPQRRYIEEQARMRKLANVQIITADMNDFSPEGVFDRVVSVEMFEHMSNWKALLGRVKGWIAPHGKLFLHVFTHKQGCYRFDHADKSDWIANHFFTGGVMPSHGLIRRFPEIFEVEQEWRWSGKHYERTANDWLANFDANLPEIDRILTDVYGKDAALWRRRWRLFFLATAGLFGHANGEEWGVSHYRLRPATDSQS
- the recO gene encoding DNA repair protein RecO; the protein is MEWRDEGIILGTRKHGETSAILEVMTRAHGRHLGLVRGGRSRKQQPVLQPGNRVDLLWRARLDEHLGTFQAEAIEMNAARLMDSAVAVYGLQTMAAHLRLLPERDAHQGLYETLGVMIVHLDDADAAGELVARFELLVLDELGFGLDLSQCAATGVRQDLAYVSPKSGRAVSREAGAPWHDKMLALPAFLQRGSGLRADPAAIEDAFRLSGFFFARHVYEPRGIEEPGARTGFLAALRKHHAARKVITGENAA
- a CDS encoding DUF1295 domain-containing protein codes for the protein MTPLAILAVLAVALSLAMTGAWAIALRSGKSGWVDATWSLAVGAAGVAASLIPFGALSQPTTRQMIVAGLAALWSLRLGLHIVARTRKGGDDPRYAQLRKDWAGDFPRRLFWFLQIQAACAFLLVLAIAAAAHNPAPGLRLGDWLGMAILIVAVGGEALADRQLTGFRADPANKGRVCDVGLWGYSRHPNYFFEWLGWLAYTAIAIDLSGVYPWGWVALCGPAFMYWLLVHVSGIPPLEAHMLQSRGEAFRAYQRRINAFWPGPPLQPSSLESPGS
- a CDS encoding porin, with product MNIKSLLLGSAAALIAVSGARAADAVVVAEPEPAEYVKICDVYGAGYFYIPGTETCLRIGGYVRYDIGAGDVGSLDGVNHVPDHQDGNTHSTFYKNTRFTLKTWTGQETELGTLKTYTETRFNYGNSSGDYLNQGATNADDWQGRNKSLSLRFAWIQLGGLRVGKDDTAFDTFIGYAGNVIQDTIVPYGGQESNVVQYYFDAGNGFSGLVSLEEGAGKLGTIDSYVPHVVGGLKYKADWGAITGVVAYDSNYEEVAGKVRVDVNVTKEFSLFVMGGYGTDDNLTDPTNAINAKGRGFYKQWGGNWAIWGGGTYKINAKTSFNAQVSYDDWKNLGVAANIAYTVVPGFTVTAEVDYQNVGNDTPANSLWAGATKKSNLGGILRFQRSF